A region of the Paramormyrops kingsleyae isolate MSU_618 chromosome 6, PKINGS_0.4, whole genome shotgun sequence genome:
GCCAGTTTCGGATCCCCTGTCTTTCCGTAATCTGCTGTGCTCGCAATCAGAGCAGCGGGTGGTGATATTGTTCCTGGGAACCACTGGAAATGCACCTTAAATCAGTGACGGAGAGGCAACCAGCAGACTGTGGTGAACCGCAGTGAGTCTCCGATGCTGAGTGTCAGCACTCTTTAGTCATGTGACAAGGGGCGGGGCTTCCTTGTGGCCGAGGAGTCTCTTTGGATTCTGCCGTGTCTCAGTGGCCCAGCTTGTGAAGTACGTCGCGAACTTGGCTTCAGCTGGAAAGCAGGCGTGGTTTTGCTGTAACACCAATCatcctgccatcagaagcagcaccatcACCTGTCTCCCCTCTGCAATTAGAGTTGAATCTTAAAATTTGCACTCTAGGATTTTGCCATCctgttcatttgacttcctctgccgccccctggaggatgggctccccctttgagtctggttagggttagggcttcctctgctgccccctggaggatgggctccccctttgagtctggttagggttagggcttcctctgctgccccctggaggatgggctccccctttgagtctggttagggttagggcttcctctgctgccccctggaggatgggctccccctttgagtctggttagggttagggcttcctctgctgccccctggaggatgggctccccctttgagtctggttagggttagggcttcctctgctgccccctggaggatgggctccccctttgagtctggtttcTCCCAAGGTTTCTTTCTTCTAGGGAGTCTTTCTTTGCtactgttgcctctggcttgctcactgggggctttgggcagggataatgtaaagcactttgagacaatatAATGTTATGGAAATACacaatatatacaaataaaatacaaatatatactatatatacaattatgtacaaataaaattgaattgaactgaaatgAATTTAACATTAACTGGCACTGCCTGAAATGAAATACTTAACCCCATGTTTTGTTTTCTCGCTTTATATTTGTGGTTTTGCTGAAAGCTTTcacgtttattttttatttttttatgtggaTGCGTGCTGTGGTTCTGGCTATTGTGCGTGTGAATATCATGTGTGTTCGCTGTGACACGGTTTAATACGAAGCCTCCTCTGATCCTCAGCTGCCCGGGAAGCTGAACGAGCTGGACAACAATGGTGACCTGGCCCTGGACCTGGCTCTGTCGCGCAAGCTGGAGAGCATCGCCACCACGCTGGTGAACAACAAGGCCGACGTGGACATGGTGGATCAGAGTGGTTGGAGCCTGCTGCATAAGGCCATCCAGAGAGGTGGGGTGGCAGTGGTGGGGATCCAGAGAGGTGGGGTGGCAGTGGTGGGGATCCAGAGAGGTGGGGTGGCAGTGGTGGGGAGAGGCGCATCGCTGGAGCCAGGAGCCAAATGTCGAGTGGGAGGGGCAATCTGGGCGGGGTTTATAACTGTTATCTGATACCCTAACGTGCATTATAAACCCCTTCTACGCCTTGTGATAAAACCCTCCTACTCAgcattgcccctcccactcaACACTCGACTCCCGGCCACAGCTATATATACTGGGTGGTGGGCTGCTCAGTCCTCCAACATGGGGGATCCCAACCAACCTCAGACGAGCACGTGGTCCAGAAATGTCAAAGCCCAGAAATACTTTGCCAGTGGGGGGATCATGGGGCAGTTTACTTCTGTTGACAATGTAGTGCTAgctgtatgtgtgattgtaAGTGAACAAGTAGGCAAATAAGGCTGTTTGAAGGGCAGGGATGACCTACTGCATGATTCGCACCCTTATCCTGGTATCACATTTTCTTAGACATAGGAGCACCTACAGGATCTCGCATATACTGGGAAACTGTATCTCATAGTGGGACACCATATCTCATTTTCATCTCTCTATTACAAGGGTATTCCGTCATCTTTTCTCATTGGAAGGGCACTCCGTCGTGTTTTCTCATTGGAAGGGCACTCAGTCGTGTTTTCTCATTGGAAGGGCACTCCGTCATCTTTTCTCATTGGAAGGGCACTCAGTCGTGTTTTCTCATTGGAAGGGCACTCCGTCATCTTTTCTCATTGGAAGGGCACTCCGTCGTGTTTCCTCACTTGGAAGGGCACTCCGTCGTGTTTTCTCACTTGGAAGGGCACTTCAGAGGGCATCACATTTTCTTCACTATACGGACCCTTTATAGCGACATCCTattggaagggtacccatagggacTGTTTAAACCACCGTAATGGCACCTTATAAGGCATTGTATTACATTTTCTGTACTAGAAGAACACTCATTAAGACACTTCTTCACGTTTTCTTGTTCTATCGGGCATATCATCTGACATGAAGGTGGCTCCCTAGACAGCACTAAATCAtgtgaagggcagccaatagcTGCATATTTGCCACTCTAAAGGGCACTTTAGCGACATTTTTTCAGCTGTGGGGGCACCAGGGGGGCAGCTGTCCCCCCACCAGTCCACCAGTGCAGTGTGATCTGAAGATTTAGGCTTGTGGCCAATGTGGACAGTGGGGTTTGTCAACAATGATGATTTCTGGTCCGGCCTGACGCCCAGTCTGGTGCTGGTCCAGCTCCGGTCTGAGTGTGTGTCCTGGCGGTCCCGCAGGTGACGAGTTTGCGTCAACGTTCCTGATCCGCCACTCGGCCAAAGTGAACGCGGCCACCAAGGGCGCCGTGGAGACGCCGCTGCACCTCGTCTGCTCCTTCAGCCCCAAGAAGCACGCGGCGGAGGTGATGGCTGGCATCGCGCGCATCACGGAGGCCCTGCTCAGGACTGGCGCCAACCCCAACATGCAGAACAGCAAAGGCAGGCAGGTGGCCTCCTCTCACTCCAGAGGCCATCACAGATGACCTTTAGCCATACACCGGTTATATCATGCGGATCACTGCATccctgtgatggatggatggatggatgacagatGGGTGTATGGATAGCTGTAAGGTTGATGGTCAATATGACTTCTTgacgacgccccccccccccccccccaaagctgagCACCCACACTCTCGTTGATATGTGGTTTACTTCTACCCCTCTCCCAGGACCCCCCTGCACGAGGCGATAGCTTCTGGGAATGAGTCCGTCTTCAACCAGCTCCTACAGTGCAGGCAGTGAGTGCCTATGTCTGCGATGGATGGACCTCTGTCTCAGCCGCCGGTCTCTGTCCTTACAGAAACAGCTCCTGCCTCTCTTCATCTCTGTTAACACTTTTGGCGGGAGGccttaaaataatataataaaaacttgAGAACCTGAATTGTAATGTTGCTTGGTTAACATTATGGTGAAAAGTCCTCAAGGTGAGCCGATGCACTGCTCTGCCGTCTCGCTGTCCAGGCTGGACCTGGAGCTGAAGGACCACGAGGGCAGCACAGCTCTGTGGCTGGCCCTGCAGTATATCACCATGGCCTCAGACGCGTCGGTCAACCCCTTCGAGGACGACGCACCCGTGCTCAATGGGACATCCTTCGACGAGAACAGTTTTGCTGCCAGGCTCATCCAGCGGAGCAGTGACCCGGATGCACCTGATGCAGCCACAGGTGCGGAGTCCTCCAGACCTGCAGGTGGCGCCGCTGCGGCTGGCTGCAGCTCGAGGAAGACGGAGCTGTCATTTGAAATTCACTCTTACTGTGGCAGTTGCTTTTCATAACTTTTAAGATTCACCTTGGGATTCAGCTTGTTTGTTTCGACCTGGAAGTAAATCTGGACTGCATGtgacatcaccagtttcttatTGAATTGAAGCTCCTTACTAGGGTTGCTGGTATTGCCAAAGCTGAGGGCTGGTCACCTGGGGGCAGCTGCTGGTGCCTGTCTGGGGTTGATCACATGGTGCCCTCTGTCTCCCCAGGGAACTGCCTGCTTcagagagcagcagcagcaggccgTGAGGCAGCTGCCCTCTTCCTGGCCACTCATGGGGCAAAGGTCAACCATTCCAATAAATGGGTATGTATCCCTGCGTCACACCCCGTCCTACTTCCTCCTTCCTAcatgactgtgcccccccccccccatagggtGAGACCCCACTCCACACAGCCTGCCGCCATGGCCTGGCTGGGCTGACGGCGGAACTGCTTCAGCAAGGGGCTAACCCCAACCTGCAGACAGTGAGTGCGCCCCCTACTGACGAGAGGGGCCACACCGGGGCCGTGTGGCTGCAGAGCCCCCTGCACATGGCCATCGTCCACAACCACCCCGATGTGGTGTCTGTCATTCTGGAACAGAAAGGTAGGGGGTGCTTCTGCATCCTTCACCAGCCTTGTATGGATATAATAGTTTTGTTATTTAGCTGGGTTTGGGTTAAGTTCTAGAAAGTGCTAACCAGCGCATGATAAATCCCAAGGGACCCTCTTATGAGATTTGAGGGGCCGCTAGTTTAGCTGACCCGTGATTCTCTTTAGTTTTGGCTACACCCAGTCCATGAACATGTGACTCATTGAGGGTTGTCTCATACTTATAGCTAACGCTCTCCACGCCACCAACAACCTGCAGATCATCCCGGACTTCAGCCTCAAGGACTCCATGGACCAGACGGTCCTCGGGCTGGCGCTGTGGACAGGCATGTGTCATCACCCATGTGTCATCACCCATGACCGTTATTTCTCCTGGGTCTCCAGGACTCCCATGCTGATTGTGCGTTTTTAGCGGTCACACGGTCATGGACACTGTGTTCCAGGCATGCACACGATAGCCGCCCAACTCCTGGGCTCCGGAGCTGCCATCAACGACACCATGTCCAGCGGGCAGACCCTCCTGCACATGGCCATCCAGAGACAGGACAGCAAGAGCGCCCTCTTCCTACTGGAGCACCAGGCCGACATTAATGTCAGGTCAGCATGGGCTCGGGGCAGGCCCCGGTTCGAGGACTgcgggggggagagagagcatTAATGGTATCGTGCTGTTCTAAGTCCGTTTTTTTGGCAGGACCCAGGATGGCAAGACAGCTCTGCAGCTGGCCATCAGCAACCAGCTCCCCCTTGTGGTGGACGCCATATGTACGCGAGGTGCAGACATGTCTGTAGTGGATGAGAAGGGGAACCCCCCACTGTGGCTGGCCTTGGAGAGCGGCCTGGAGGACATCGCCTCCACTCTGGTGAGCCCGCCTTCCTCTGCGCTGCAGTGATTCACTGCAAATTGGCCCGGTGCCACTGCTAAACTGgcttttgtgctagtttgtggCCAGTTGTCGGTCTGTAGTACTTAACCTGAATCGGTCCAGGAAAATAACCGAGTCCAGAGAGGGGGCACTGTAGATGGCAGCCTCATCTGAGCGTGGATATAAAGAGGAACGGCCAGTCTGCTGTGGGAAGAGGTGCCAGTCGGTCCCAGGATCATTCCCTGACGGTGCATTCCGCTCGCGCCCGTTACAGGTTAGACATGGCTGCGACGCCACCTTCTGGAACTCCGGGCCGGGAGGCTGCCAGCAGACACTACTGCACCGCGCCGTGGATGAGAACAACGAGGGCGTGGCCTGCTTCCTCGTGCGCAGGTGTGTACCGTTACCTCCTCGCGTTAGCGTATCCAGGAACCACCTGGGCAGTGGGTCTCACCATGGGGCTTGGGGCGCTACCCTGTCTCCAGTGGCTGCGACGTGAACAGCCCCCGGCGGCCGGGTCCCAATGGAGAAGGGGATGAGGAGGCACGGGACGGACAGACACCCCTGCACCTGGCCAGCAGCTGGGGCCTGGAGGAGGTGGTGCAGTGCCTCCTGGAGTTCGGGGCCAACGTCAACGCGCAGGTCAGCTCACTGGGCCCGAGTGGCTGTCTTTGTCACACTCCCATGCCAGGTTCACTGTGCTTCAACATGGATTCCTCTGGGGGAACAGAACTTAGAAACTGCACTCTGCTAGTCGGCTGGGTCATATGTATGTGTACTTCCAATTCAAAGTGGAACCTTCATCCATGCTGTTGGGCGctgagatgatgatgatgatgatgatgatgatgctctTACCCAGTCTCCGTCCTTTGCTGCAGGATGCTGAGGGTAGGGCCCCCATCCATGTGGCCATCAGCAACCAGCACAGCGTCATCATACAGCTGCTTATTTCACACCCGGATATTCGGCTGAACGTGCGGGATCGGCAGGGCATGACACCCTTCGCCTGCGCGATGACGCACAAGAATAACAAGGCGGCCGAGGCCATCCTGAAGAGGGAGTCTGGAGCGGCTGAGCAGGTGTGGGCCGGGTGTGTGTGGGCGGGGCCGGAGGGCACGGGGCTTTGCCACCAGACTCCTCTGGTGTAGAAGCCAGTGTCATGTGTTTTCCGCTTCCTTTCCCCTTTCAGGTGGACAACAAAGGGCGTAACTTCCTGCACGTGGCGGTGCAGAACTCAGACATCGAGAGCGTGCTCTTCCTCATCAGTGTGCAGGCCAACGTGAACTCAAGGGTGCAGGATGCTGCCAAGCTCACGCCCCTCCACTTGGCCGTGCAGGCAGGCTCCGAGATCATTGTCCGCAACCTGGTAGATATCCCTGCTGACCACAGGCCCCGCCCCATCAAAGCACCTTAATGAACTTACCTAACGTGAAGTACTGTATGATGGACATATTTATGGAGGGGACGGGGTGTAAGTCACTACAGAAATAAGCTCTGTATGAATCTGAACCAGGTGGCTTCCAGAGAGGGCTCTTGTAATCTGATCCAAAGGTCACATTCGTTTATGGTATTGAACCTTACACCTAGTTATAATATCATACATATTACCCCTGGGAAAACTGATCATGCCAGGGAATTATTGACAGGCCCCAAGGTAGGCTGGAGAATGGGGAGTGTTGGGTTGAGGGGGGGTATTGGCTTATCCATGCGACACAGGGGTCTGCAAACCTGTTACAGCTCCTGGCCGGGGCCAAAGTGAACGAGCTGACCAAGCACAGGCAGACCGCCCTGCACCTGGCTGCCCAGCAGGACCTGCCCACCATCTGCTCTGTGCTGCTGGAGAACAGTGTAGATTTCTCAGCTGTGGATGAGAATGGCAACAACGGTAAGAAGTGTGGCAGATCCAGAAGCCGATGCTGCACATCGGCCTCGATGCAAGTTTAAGATCTCCGTGGTGACTTCCATACTTCTACTGGTAAAAAATGCTTCCAGTTCTGAAGGACAACATAACGTTGTCTCCTTTCCTCCACCCAGCCCTTCATATCGCCGTGATGCACGGACGTCTGAACAACGTGCGAACCTTGCTCACGGAGTCCACTGTAGATGCGGAGGCCTTCAACCTCAGGTGCCTCTCCTCGTTCAGTCTGTCTCTTCTCTGTGGGGGGCCATCCTCAGAGAAGACCTGGAGGGTGCCAAGGCTTCTTGTTAGTTGTCAGGTTCTGTTCTACCTTAAAAAGTCAGTAGAAAGGGTTGGCAAAGTTGGTTTATGTGATAGAATCTCTCTTAACATACCAGCCAAGCCTGTCCTGTTCAGACTTTCGGCAAGTCTGTTTGAGCTCCTAATAGCCTGTCGATGCCTTGTGTAGTTAGTGGAGTCTGATTTTCTAATCTGAGAGCCTCTTATGCCTGACAGACCTCGTGTGGGAACCCACAACTATTCCCACGTCTGAACTGTAAGCTGATCAATTGTTGACTGTCAACAAGCGTTCGGGGTTGAGGACGAATAAATGGAATGTGCTTCACAGGGGTCAGTCACCAATGCACGTCCTGGGGCATTATGGGAAGGAGAATGCCGCCGCCATCTTTGAGCTCTTCCTCGAGTGCATGCCAGAGTATCCATTGGACAAGCCCGACAACGAAGGGAACACCGGTAAGTTTGATCATCGTGGCTGGCCACCTTAGAATTGGGGTCTGGTGGTGCTTCATGACTGACCCGCCCCTGATCCCCAATTCTAGTGCTTCTGCTGGCATACATGAAAGGAAATGCCAACCTGTGCCGGGCCATCGTGAGGTCCGGTGCCCGCCTAGGAGTCAATAACAATCAGGGCGTCAACATCTTCAACTACCAGGTGGCCACCAAGCAGCTGCTCTTCCGGCTCCTCGGTAACATCTCATGACGTCGCATGATAGCGGTGCTAAGCTGGGGCTTGGATATTTTGTTGGTGTTCGTTCTTTTGAGGGGCTGATGGAGTTTGATCTGTCTCTTTCCTTGGAAGACATGTTGTCTAAGGAGCCACCATGGTGTGACGGCTCTAACTGTTATGAATGCATAGCGAAGTTTGGCGTCACCACAAGGAAACATCACTGGTAAGAATGCGCGCTGTCTGCATGAATCCCCATGTCATGTTGCTTTTAGAAACACAAGATGGTGTGCTATTGGCCAAAGATGGTCACCTGATCTCCAATGTGACCTTCCCCAGCCGTCACTGTGGCCGCCTGCTGTGTCACAAGTGTTCCTTGAAGGAGATCCCCATCATCAAGTTCGACTTGAATAAGCCCGTGCGGGTGTGCAACATCTGCTTCGATGTGCTGACACTGGGTGGGGTGTCCTAACGCCCCCTTCCCTCTCGCCACCACTGCCACCGCCTTCGTGCCCGGGTCACAGCCGGGGGAACCCTGGGAGAGGCCCACTGGGAAGACTGGACAAATTTCACATCGCTCATATGTACCTTTCCTTCATTGTTTCGTTTTCCACTGCCCAGTTTTTCAGTTTGTGcattatagtgcattttcaAGTAGCTTGCTCTGGTGATCAAAGTGTAGCATGAACAAAAGAATGGCTGGAAGTGCGGCAGAGGATGTGGGTCGGGGGTGTCACCGTCACTCGTGATGTTCATGAAGAACCCATTACCGTGGAGATCAGCGATGCACATTTCTAGTCTGGAACGGAATACTAAGTAGTGTTGATCAGTACAATTCAGTAATGTAAGGCTGGGTtcagcaattcagaaaaactcaaTTCTAAGTAAGGAGGTCTCTTACTGGAGCCCCGATATTTATAAAACTTTGAGTGGCAATCTTTAGAGGACACTAATGTGGTAGCAAGTCACTTTTACCGATTAAACGACACTGCGCCTTTCTAGAATGTTATGGATGAAAGCATCACTAGAATACTCACAAGCGTCAGGTACGGGAATGATCTCTGCTTACCGCAGTGAGCTCACCTGTTCTGTGCAGAGCTACACGTTTTAGCCATTTAATCAATAGGTCTGTAGTTTTTTCCCCTGATAGTAGACTAGCCAGTCTACTGTGGATGTGTAGCGTAGACTGCGAGGGGGGCAATGCCATCCCTCATTGGGTGACCTTCCAAAACGGCAAGAACTGCACTTGTGGGAAGACAGAGAGATTGTGTACCTGGATGATTGAGAAACACTTGGAGATCTGTCATGTTACaaacaacagattttttttttattttgatggaATACTAAGAGCTTAATGCATATGCATGAGCTTCCTTTACAGCACATTTAAAGAATCATTTTCAGATCCAAAGGATACATTCCATTTattgcaggatttcttgctgGACCTTAATTTCAGTTACTAGTTAAATTTTGAACTGAATGCCATTAACACGTTATGTATGATCTCATGTTTGCTATACCTTTAGGCAGACTTCATCAGAACTACACCATGTCTTACTAGTTAATTTAGAGTTTAGAGAGGATGTGATCACAGTCCATGGTCTGCTCTTTATTGATAAATTGTACAGATAAATGTATAATATTTTTGACCACTATAACTGTTTTGTACTTTATGCAGTTTGTGCTTTTTGTCAATGTGACAAACTTAAACCTTGCCTCAGTTAACCTTTTATGCACATTGTATCGTATCTGTACGCTCAGATATTTAGCCTGTTTCTTTATCGCAGGAGGACAACTTTACATAAAGGTCATCAAAAAGCAGTGTGGAGTCATTTATCCGCGCAGGGGTATGGAGGCGAGCTGTGCGCTATGATTGACGGGGGAGAAAACGCTCTCATAATACAGTTAAATGGCACGAACCATTGTAGAAAGACACTctgaataccccccccccccccccagtttgtcAGTAGCAGGGTTGCCGACTTTTAGTCAGCTGACTGGGGCGTGAGATTTtaaattcgagacaagtctgcacatacATGTAACCGTTTTACTGACCTGTAAATACCCTGTAggttttgcaaactaccccacgCTTTTGATATACCTAATTTTAGCTTTATAATAGAATTATatatatagatttgccgtaggATTGCTTGTGTGAGCGTGAAAATCTGAAATCTGAGCTTGCAACCCTGACTGACTGACAGGGTCCATCCGGACAAATAAGAAACGTTTAATGAGCTTGAACATCTTATTGATTGGCTTATTTTTATAATGCAGGAATGTGTTTTCAGATTTAACGATCACAATATAAATCCGGAACACACTACAAAGGCTGCGTGTTGCATTCACTGTATAAAGGAGAAATTCAGATCAGTTTGCGGAGTTGTAGAAATTCCTGAGTTTGACCAAAAGAAACGTTTCGCTGGATAAAGAGTTAATAAAACGCGTtcccattttgaaacatttaaaAGCTGTGGACGGTGCAGGACTCTGCGAGCGGTGGGCAGCCTTCGTACTCCTGCAGGGCGGCGCTGGCTGACAGCTCGGGGTTGCCGcccggcacacacacacagcgaaCGCTCCGGGATCCGGCGTTGAACATCTTCCTCGGGACGCCGGCCCAGGGGCGCTGCACCCCGCCACTGCGGCGAGAGAAGACGCAAGAATGCGCAGTTACGGCCTGGACACACAGCGGTGCAGAAAGCAGTGTATAATCATGCATTAGTACAGAGAAACGAATGTGAGCTAAGCAGCGCCGCTGGGCAGAGTGGGCGAGTACTACAGCTCCAGGATCGGCGCCATCCGGAGATGGTTGAAACAGAAAATATCAATCTTTATATAGGCCTAGCGCGGTTTTAACCACAGGCTTTATGTATTGTTAGAATATGCTTAAACAATGACTGaatgaatttttattcaatcATGCAAATGCAAAGTAAACTTCAATCACTAGTACATATATAAGatcaatatatacatatactatAAAGTAAATCTATCATGTAATTATTCATGTTTTGCTAGATTAAATGACGTTCCTGTGTTGTGTGATTGCATTGAATTCctttgaattgaaatgaattaaattctTGTAATTTCAATTCAAATTCCAATTCATGAATGGAATGAGGCACAATTCATAAATTCTGAACAACCTTGGTAGGCACTTAATAATCCAGTTGAATGGTCCTTGAACcatttcagtaatgaacaattcATAAGGAAATACAGGCTGGCCTGGGGTGAAATAATGAGCCTCCTTGGTGTGGTGCAGGATAAAATGAAAAGAGGAACACACTGGAATTATGCCCTCAGTGCACCGTGCAGCTTCTGACAGCTCTCTGCTTCTACGCCACTGGTGGATTCCTGCAGACCTACAGATGCACATGGCCTCACCAAGGCTGCTGTGTCCTGCACCTGTGCATGGTTCACATTTCTTTTGCACTGTGAGCACGACTACATACACTGTCCAGAAGTAGGGGATGCTTTGCATGACACTAAAACTGGTTTCATGCTATTGCATGCACACCTGCCATTGTAGGTGCAGTCGATAGAATGTTCAACCCTAGTCATACTCGCAACATCTTGAATTCTGCACCTGTCAAAAAGGATTCTTGGCACTAGGCCTAAAGGTCCAAGTGAAATGCAACCATCAATAACTTTTTACAGACATGATGGCTAAGTGGCCTGGGAGGACACATGATGCTTCTATCTGGTCCAGCTTTGCAGTGGGTTTGCAGTGGTGTTTTTGCTGGTGGCTGATAATTGGGAGACATCATGCATCCTTTTAGCTATAATTCTTGCTAATTCCAGTGTTGAACCCCAAAACATGGCTGATGAGAGGTATCACACCACACACCAAAGAACACAAACTGCTGTAGAGCATGCTCTAGGGATGTGGAAGATGCGATTCTGGTGCTTACACAAGTCCTTGGGAACTCCCAAGATTTTCCCCCGATGCTGCTGTGCTTGTCTTGTTGTGTGGTGTATGCTGCACAACATTGCAGTAGCTATTTTACTGAAATATTTGTATCTCCTCAATAAGTTGTTTTAACGCTTCTTTTGAGAAGTGTTACTTCCTTTGCTGCTTGCCATTGCGGTTTACAAGGACGCAACATCACATTTTGAGcccatttatatattttcagCAAATATTGTAGGTTAATTTATTATAATCTTAATTTTGTGGCATTCGTGTGTTTTTATTGATTTGCTtcgtcttcttcttcttcttcttattattat
Encoded here:
- the ankfy1 gene encoding rabankyrin-5 isoform X3, with product MSAQLLYKMIKSKTEFPLHKAIKVEREDVVFLYLIEMDSQLPGKLNELDNNGDLALDLALSRKLESIATTLVNNKADVDMVDQSGWSLLHKAIQRGDEFASTFLIRHSAKVNAATKGAVETPLHLVCSFSPKKHAAEVMAGIARITEALLRTGANPNMQNSKGRTPLHEAIASGNESVFNQLLQCRQLDLELKDHEGSTALWLALQYITMASDASVNPFEDDAPVLNGTSFDENSFAARLIQRSSDPDAPDAATGNCLLQRAAAAGREAAALFLATHGAKVNHSNKWGETPLHTACRHGLAGLTAELLQQGANPNLQTVSAPPTDERGHTGAVWLQSPLHMAIVHNHPDVVSVILEQKANALHATNNLQIIPDFSLKDSMDQTVLGLALWTGMHTIAAQLLGSGAAINDTMSSGQTLLHMAIQRQDSKSALFLLEHQADINVRTQDGKTALQLAISNQLPLVVDAICTRGADMSVVDEKGNPPLWLALESGLEDIASTLVRHGCDATFWNSGPGGCQQTLLHRAVDENNEGVACFLVRSGCDVNSPRRPGPNGEGDEEARDGQTPLHLASSWGLEEVVQCLLEFGANVNAQDAEGRAPIHVAISNQHSVIIQLLISHPDIRLNVRDRQGMTPFACAMTHKNNKAAEAILKRESGAAEQVDNKGRNFLHVAVQNSDIESVLFLISVQANVNSRVQDAAKLTPLHLAVQAGSEIIVRNLLLAGAKVNELTKHRQTALHLAAQQDLPTICSVLLENSVDFSAVDENGNNALHIAVMHGRLNNVRTLLTESTVDAEAFNLRGQSPMHVLGHYGKENAAAIFELFLECMPEYPLDKPDNEGNTVLLLAYMKGNANLCRAIVRSGARLGVNNNQGVNIFNYQVATKQLLFRLLDMLSKEPPWCDGSNCYECIAKFGVTTRKHHCRHCGRLLCHKCSLKEIPIIKFDLNKPVRVCNICFDVLTLGGVS
- the ankfy1 gene encoding rabankyrin-5 isoform X1, with the translated sequence MAEEEVAKLQKHLALLRQEYVKMQQKLADTEKRCTLLTARESGSDSFICRLLAIVAELYQQDQYSDLKVKVGEKMYSAHKFVLAARSDVWSLSNMTAVTELDLSADTKPSVAMAMLRWAYTDELELSEDDTFLIDLMKLANRFQLQLLRERCEKAVMSSVNVRNCIRFYQTAEELNASTLMNYCGEIIASHWDDLRKEDFSTMSAQLLYKMIKSKTEFPLHKAIKVEREDVVFLYLIEMDSQLPGKLNELDNNGDLALDLALSRKLESIATTLVNNKADVDMVDQSGWSLLHKAIQRGDEFASTFLIRHSAKVNAATKGAVETPLHLVCSFSPKKHAAEVMAGIARITEALLRTGANPNMQNSKGRTPLHEAIASGNESVFNQLLQCRQLDLELKDHEGSTALWLALQYITMASDASVNPFEDDAPVLNGTSFDENSFAARLIQRSSDPDAPDAATGNCLLQRAAAAGREAAALFLATHGAKVNHSNKWGETPLHTACRHGLAGLTAELLQQGANPNLQTVSAPPTDERGHTGAVWLQSPLHMAIVHNHPDVVSVILEQKANALHATNNLQIIPDFSLKDSMDQTVLGLALWTGMHTIAAQLLGSGAAINDTMSSGQTLLHMAIQRQDSKSALFLLEHQADINVRTQDGKTALQLAISNQLPLVVDAICTRGADMSVVDEKGNPPLWLALESGLEDIASTLVRHGCDATFWNSGPGGCQQTLLHRAVDENNEGVACFLVRSGCDVNSPRRPGPNGEGDEEARDGQTPLHLASSWGLEEVVQCLLEFGANVNAQDAEGRAPIHVAISNQHSVIIQLLISHPDIRLNVRDRQGMTPFACAMTHKNNKAAEAILKRESGAAEQVDNKGRNFLHVAVQNSDIESVLFLISVQANVNSRVQDAAKLTPLHLAVQAGSEIIVRNLLLAGAKVNELTKHRQTALHLAAQQDLPTICSVLLENSVDFSAVDENGNNALHIAVMHGRLNNVRTLLTESTVDAEAFNLRGQSPMHVLGHYGKENAAAIFELFLECMPEYPLDKPDNEGNTVLLLAYMKGNANLCRAIVRSGARLGVNNNQGVNIFNYQVATKQLLFRLLDMLSKEPPWCDGSNCYECIAKFGVTTRKHHCRHCGRLLCHKCSLKEIPIIKFDLNKPVRVCNICFDVLTLGGVS
- the ankfy1 gene encoding rabankyrin-5 isoform X2, with the protein product MAEEEVAKLQKHLALLRQEYVKMQQKLADTEKRCTLLTARESGSDSFICRLLAIVAELYQQDQYSDLKVKVGEKMYSAHKFVLAARSDVWSLSNMTAVTELDLSDTKPSVAMAMLRWAYTDELELSEDDTFLIDLMKLANRFQLQLLRERCEKAVMSSVNVRNCIRFYQTAEELNASTLMNYCGEIIASHWDDLRKEDFSTMSAQLLYKMIKSKTEFPLHKAIKVEREDVVFLYLIEMDSQLPGKLNELDNNGDLALDLALSRKLESIATTLVNNKADVDMVDQSGWSLLHKAIQRGDEFASTFLIRHSAKVNAATKGAVETPLHLVCSFSPKKHAAEVMAGIARITEALLRTGANPNMQNSKGRTPLHEAIASGNESVFNQLLQCRQLDLELKDHEGSTALWLALQYITMASDASVNPFEDDAPVLNGTSFDENSFAARLIQRSSDPDAPDAATGNCLLQRAAAAGREAAALFLATHGAKVNHSNKWGETPLHTACRHGLAGLTAELLQQGANPNLQTVSAPPTDERGHTGAVWLQSPLHMAIVHNHPDVVSVILEQKANALHATNNLQIIPDFSLKDSMDQTVLGLALWTGMHTIAAQLLGSGAAINDTMSSGQTLLHMAIQRQDSKSALFLLEHQADINVRTQDGKTALQLAISNQLPLVVDAICTRGADMSVVDEKGNPPLWLALESGLEDIASTLVRHGCDATFWNSGPGGCQQTLLHRAVDENNEGVACFLVRSGCDVNSPRRPGPNGEGDEEARDGQTPLHLASSWGLEEVVQCLLEFGANVNAQDAEGRAPIHVAISNQHSVIIQLLISHPDIRLNVRDRQGMTPFACAMTHKNNKAAEAILKRESGAAEQVDNKGRNFLHVAVQNSDIESVLFLISVQANVNSRVQDAAKLTPLHLAVQAGSEIIVRNLLLAGAKVNELTKHRQTALHLAAQQDLPTICSVLLENSVDFSAVDENGNNALHIAVMHGRLNNVRTLLTESTVDAEAFNLRGQSPMHVLGHYGKENAAAIFELFLECMPEYPLDKPDNEGNTVLLLAYMKGNANLCRAIVRSGARLGVNNNQGVNIFNYQVATKQLLFRLLDMLSKEPPWCDGSNCYECIAKFGVTTRKHHCRHCGRLLCHKCSLKEIPIIKFDLNKPVRVCNICFDVLTLGGVS